The following is a genomic window from Leptospira bouyouniensis.
GTCGCATCAAAACCAAAGCCAATATTTTTCACAAGATTCTTACAAGGCATTATGTTAATACGATTTTTCTCCCAGTTGAAAAACCCCCATTGTAAATCCCAGGTATCCAATTTTCCCGAGTTAGCCAACTTAACATTCTCAATCCAAAAACATCTTTCTACTTTATTTGGAAATTTTGAGTTAACAATTTCTTCAATTCGCTCTTCACTTATTCCGCTGCTCTGGTATCCCAACCAAGCCCTTTTCCATGTCCCCCAACCCCATATATGTGTATAAACTGTGCTGTAATATGAGTAGGGCAAATGTACTTTATTATAAAAGAAATTATTACCTGATATAATACCAATATTTTCATTTTTGTTGTATTTTATGAGCATAAGTTCCATGAATCTATAAAAACTTTTATTGGGCAAACAATCATCTTCTAAAATAATACCCATGTCTTCATGTTCAAAAAACCAATCGATTGCTCTCGAAACTGCAAGCCTACATCCTAAATTTTCTTTTCGAAATAGAGTAACTAATTTAAAATTAAAATTTCTTTTGCTCAATATTTCCTTGAATTCATTTATTGCAATATTATCCATTTCATGTCGTGGACCATCTACAGCTATATACAAAACACTAGGTTCATAAGACATGATCGAATCTAACACGACAGATGTTAGATGTGGTCGATTAAAAGCAATTAATAGTACAGGTAATTTCATATTGAATTAATTAGATCTTTATAACATTTCAATGTTTGATCAATTGTACTTAACCAAGTGAATTTTTGACTCCGGGAAAATCCTTTTTTAATTAATTCTTGCCTGAGATTGTAATTTTTATATACTTCTCTAACAGATTCAAAAATTGATTCCGCTTCCATTGGATTAAAATAAAAGGCTGCATCGCCGGCTACTTCGAGAAAGGAAGACGTATTGCTACATACTACTGGACATCCATTCTGCATTGATTCTATGATCGGTATACCAAAGCCTTCATATATAGAAGGAAATACAAAAAGTCTACATGAACGATACAAAGATATTAATTCAGAATCATTATGAAAAGATTTAAAAAATATTTTATCTTCAATTTGACTTTCTTTTAGTAATTTAGTTTCAGAAGATGAAATATTTCCTCCGCCGGCAACTATAATATTAAGGTTTGGAAATTCTTTAAACAACGGTATAATACTTTTAATAAATAACTGGAAATTTTTATAAATTGAACGATTTCCGACAAATAAAATTGAGTCTGAGAAATCTTCTCGTAAAATTTTTTCATTCTTTATTTGATTTAGAGAAGAAGCTAAATGAATCACTTCAATTTTACTCTCTGGTAATTTATAATAATCCACCAGATCTCTTTTGGTATTTTCCGATATTGCTATTACCTTATTTGCAGATTCTATACAGATTTTTTTCCTTTCCAAAAACCTATTCACGTTCGGAAAATAATCACTAAATTTTTCATGAATTAAATCATATACGGTTATAACAATTGGTGTATTTGATTTAATTGCCCACTCTAAATAATAAGGATTATAATATGTTGGATGAAAAATATCTATTTCACCTGAAAGGAGTCTATCCTTAACAAATTTCTCCATTTCCAAACTATGGTCTCGAACCAATTT
Proteins encoded in this region:
- a CDS encoding glycosyltransferase family 4 protein encodes the protein MKILYDHQTFLEQVYGGISRYYYELITKISQRNNFYVEHSILYSNNEYLRNDETFNIEAFYSINNFLNEKYFFGKNRLFNLFKKFKLVRDHSLEMEKFVKDRLLSGEIDIFHPTYYNPYYLEWAIKSNTPIVITVYDLIHEKFSDYFPNVNRFLERKKICIESANKVIAISENTKRDLVDYYKLPESKIEVIHLASSLNQIKNEKILREDFSDSILFVGNRSIYKNFQLFIKSIIPLFKEFPNLNIIVAGGGNISSSETKLLKESQIEDKIFFKSFHNDSELISLYRSCRLFVFPSIYEGFGIPIIESMQNGCPVVCSNTSSFLEVAGDAAFYFNPMEAESIFESVREVYKNYNLRQELIKKGFSRSQKFTWLSTIDQTLKCYKDLINSI